A region of Pyxidicoccus parkwaysis DNA encodes the following proteins:
- a CDS encoding DUF2378 family protein, with the protein MPEKLVFEHTLEGLFVRGLVGRVTPTLRERLKEVGVDLDRKLQPAYGFDTWCSAVRVAARELHPDVPHEVGYGLLGERMVDGYRETVLGRAAFGVIQLLGPRRGVSRARQMFRSGNNYTEVRLEDVSPTEVHLWMNEAGTIRYFTRGALLAGLRATGARHPEVHVHEFNEDHVTYRLSWRDGRGA; encoded by the coding sequence ATGCCGGAGAAGCTGGTCTTCGAGCACACCTTGGAAGGCCTCTTCGTGAGAGGTCTGGTGGGGCGCGTCACCCCCACCCTCCGGGAGCGCTTGAAGGAGGTCGGCGTGGACCTGGACCGCAAGCTCCAGCCGGCCTACGGCTTCGACACCTGGTGCTCCGCCGTGCGCGTGGCCGCGCGCGAATTGCACCCGGACGTCCCCCACGAGGTGGGCTACGGCCTGCTCGGTGAGCGCATGGTGGACGGCTACCGCGAGACGGTGCTGGGCCGCGCGGCCTTCGGCGTCATCCAGTTGCTGGGGCCACGGCGTGGCGTCAGCCGGGCGCGGCAGATGTTCCGCTCGGGGAACAACTACACGGAGGTGCGCCTGGAGGACGTGTCCCCCACGGAGGTGCACCTCTGGATGAACGAGGCGGGCACCATCCGCTACTTCACCCGGGGCGCGCTGCTCGCCGGTTTGCGGGCCACGGGCGCGCGCCATCCCGAGGTGCACGTGCACGAGTTCAACGAAGACCACGTCACCTACCGGCTCTCCTGGCGCGATGGGCGCGGAGCCTGA
- a CDS encoding endonuclease dU: MRLPRIPRVIGFDDGPFARRPGVSVPLAGVVCGGTRFEGLVWGRVRRDGWNATREVCRLLEGGKFLPQLHLVLLDGIAFGGFNVVDLPELAARLKKPCVAVMRRPPDLDAVERALRRLPRADERWAKLKRAGPIHQLGGFTFQVQGAEPTLVADALARVTDRGLVPEALRLAHLIGSAVVTGESGQRA; this comes from the coding sequence ATGCGCCTGCCCCGCATTCCCCGAGTCATCGGCTTCGACGATGGGCCCTTCGCGCGCCGCCCCGGCGTCTCCGTGCCGCTGGCCGGCGTGGTGTGCGGCGGCACGCGCTTCGAGGGGCTCGTCTGGGGGCGCGTGCGGCGCGACGGCTGGAATGCCACGCGCGAGGTGTGCCGGCTGTTGGAGGGCGGCAAGTTCCTCCCGCAATTGCACCTGGTGCTGCTGGACGGCATCGCCTTCGGCGGCTTCAACGTGGTGGACCTGCCGGAGCTGGCCGCGCGGCTGAAGAAGCCGTGCGTGGCGGTGATGCGCCGGCCACCGGACCTGGACGCGGTGGAGCGCGCGCTGCGGCGGCTGCCTCGCGCGGACGAGCGCTGGGCGAAGCTGAAGCGCGCCGGACCCATCCACCAGCTGGGCGGCTTCACCTTCCAGGTGCAGGGGGCGGAACCGACCCTGGTGGCGGACGCGCTCGCCCGGGTGACGGACCGGGGCCTCGTGCCCGAAGCGCTGCGGCTGGCGCACCTCATCGGCTCGGCCGTCGTCACCGGAGAGAGCGGACAGCGCGCGTAG
- a CDS encoding substrate-binding domain-containing protein, with protein sequence MKMMKMVMSAAVVAVSVVGCGGQSSAGVPELQSAEQHLGANGELYGSDTLKGAISNAITASGAFILYEGKGSGVGEGCVRTGSTGFCGPKQQALAPMSRDFKTPCQTGEKSNVIALDAVNVFVKATNALGNITTAQAKKLFCGDANGVQGTTYPTGCLSTWGDLNGNPSDTRPLKIYRRDDLSGTTDTFKTLVGCQTAVTDKYAFCSNVLEVKDETSTYSPTCSNTDSATTCIGKLTAADGNAIGYAGDSGIYPPPPATALNKKATVNGIASNETNIRKILETPVPSDVYPLSRKLFLNENASATHPRDPEEDILYAWIYGSGKTQFENILKAQGFIACDPSGPLKCKGTLNDGRGAGTCK encoded by the coding sequence ATGAAGATGATGAAGATGGTGATGTCCGCCGCCGTCGTGGCGGTCTCGGTTGTCGGTTGCGGTGGTCAGTCCTCGGCGGGTGTCCCGGAGTTGCAGTCGGCGGAGCAGCACCTGGGGGCCAACGGTGAGCTGTACGGCTCCGATACCCTGAAGGGTGCCATCAGCAACGCCATCACCGCGTCCGGTGCCTTCATCCTCTATGAGGGCAAGGGCTCGGGCGTGGGCGAGGGCTGTGTGCGCACCGGCTCCACGGGCTTCTGCGGCCCGAAGCAGCAGGCGCTCGCGCCCATGTCGCGCGACTTCAAGACCCCCTGCCAGACCGGTGAGAAGAGCAACGTCATCGCGCTGGACGCGGTGAACGTGTTCGTGAAGGCCACCAATGCCCTGGGCAACATCACGACCGCGCAGGCCAAGAAGCTGTTCTGCGGTGACGCCAACGGCGTGCAGGGCACGACGTACCCCACGGGCTGCCTCTCCACCTGGGGCGACCTCAACGGCAATCCCTCCGACACCCGTCCCCTGAAGATCTACCGCCGCGACGACCTGTCCGGCACGACGGACACCTTCAAGACGCTGGTCGGCTGCCAGACCGCCGTCACGGACAAGTACGCGTTCTGCTCCAACGTGCTGGAGGTCAAGGACGAGACGAGCACCTACTCGCCGACCTGCTCCAACACCGACAGCGCCACCACCTGCATCGGCAAGCTGACCGCCGCGGATGGTAACGCCATCGGCTATGCGGGTGATTCCGGCATCTACCCGCCGCCCCCCGCGACCGCCCTGAACAAGAAGGCCACGGTGAACGGCATCGCCTCGAACGAGACCAACATCCGCAAGATTCTCGAGACGCCGGTGCCCTCCGACGTCTACCCGCTCTCGCGCAAGCTGTTCCTCAACGAGAACGCCTCCGCCACGCACCCGCGTGACCCCGAGGAGGACATCCTCTACGCCTGGATCTACGGCTCGGGGAAGACGCAGTTCGAGAACATCCTCAAGGCCCAGGGCTTCATCGCCTGCGACCCGTCCGGCCCGCTGAAGTGCAAGGGCACGCTCAACGACGGCCGCGGCGCCGGCACCTGCAAGTAA
- a CDS encoding NUDIX domain-containing protein: protein MAAPTDDRSVHMTDVPHGEGLSRLLDPLARTAYRSAYALARVYWFVRRPQTRGVFVGVWHAGRVLLLQNSYKHKLSMPGGGYHRGESAPECGARELREEVGVHMAPAVLRTVFETVGSEENKDDHVTFVEVDVDAEPVLTIDRREVTWAAFIDLDTALRLNLSSLVRAYLEDAKHRRG from the coding sequence ATGGCCGCGCCGACCGATGACCGCTCCGTGCACATGACTGATGTCCCCCACGGGGAGGGGTTGAGCCGGCTGCTGGACCCGCTCGCCCGCACGGCGTACCGGAGCGCGTATGCGCTGGCGCGCGTGTACTGGTTCGTGCGCCGCCCGCAGACGCGCGGCGTCTTCGTGGGCGTGTGGCACGCGGGGCGGGTGCTGCTGCTCCAGAACTCGTACAAGCACAAGCTGAGCATGCCGGGCGGCGGCTACCACCGGGGCGAGTCCGCTCCCGAGTGCGGCGCCCGCGAGCTCCGCGAGGAGGTGGGCGTGCACATGGCGCCCGCCGTGCTGCGCACCGTCTTCGAGACGGTGGGCTCGGAGGAGAACAAGGACGACCACGTCACCTTCGTGGAGGTGGACGTGGACGCGGAGCCGGTGCTCACCATCGACCGGCGCGAGGTGACGTGGGCCGCGTTCATCGATTTGGACACGGCCCTGCGGCTGAACCTCTCCTCGCTCGTGCGTGCCTACCTGGAGGACGCGAAGCACCGCAGAGGCTGA
- a CDS encoding SPW repeat domain-containing protein, with protein sequence MAEPQTPNISAPLTPPSLQPDTGLRRVVHRALDRSAAAGILSRPLFGKLPLRRWIPQDVHSLLDYKGGTASVLAGLLSDDPVAKAAGVALGSSVIGVSLLTDYRMSLTKLIPIEAHEIADYVYGASAILAPFVLGYARRSPWAAAIHVVVGLSTILASLVTDYRCQTGMHLGGELATDPGAIGA encoded by the coding sequence ATGGCCGAGCCGCAGACCCCGAACATTTCCGCCCCCCTCACCCCGCCGTCCCTGCAGCCGGATACGGGCCTGCGCCGGGTGGTCCACCGGGCCCTGGACCGGAGCGCCGCGGCGGGCATCCTCTCGCGCCCGCTGTTCGGTAAGTTGCCGCTGCGCCGATGGATTCCGCAGGATGTCCACTCGCTCCTGGACTACAAGGGCGGCACCGCCTCGGTGCTCGCGGGGCTCCTGTCGGATGACCCGGTGGCCAAAGCGGCCGGGGTGGCGCTGGGCTCCTCCGTCATCGGCGTCTCGCTGCTCACCGACTACCGCATGAGCCTCACCAAGCTCATCCCCATCGAGGCGCACGAAATCGCGGACTACGTCTACGGCGCCTCCGCCATCCTCGCGCCCTTCGTGCTGGGGTACGCCAGGCGCAGCCCCTGGGCCGCGGCCATCCACGTCGTCGTGGGCCTGTCCACGATTCTGGCCTCGCTGGTGACGGACTACCGGTGCCAGACGGGCATGCACCTGGGCGGCGAGCTGGCGACGGACCCGGGGGCGATTGGCGCGTGA
- a CDS encoding sodium-translocating pyrophosphatase has product MTPTVSRMDALRKCVTGAAAKALGLLTVLAASAAHASEADLVLPNFSEVTFIGGLNGRQLLLSGIAVCVIGLVFGFLQYASLQKMPVHKAMLDISELIYETCKTYLATQMKFIGILWALIAVVMVGYFGFLRHMDAGRVVIILVASLVGIAGSCGVAWFGIRVNTFANSRTAFASLRGKPYPTYAIPLQAGMSIGMVLISTELLLMLAILLFIPADFAGPCFIGFAIGESLGASALRIAGGIFTKIADIGSDLMKIVFKIKEDDARNPGVIADCTGDNAGDSVGPSADGFETYGVTGVALITFILLAVEVPYRIELLVWIFMMRIVMVLASLAAYGLNNIYQGGKYRNADHMNFEHPLTALVWVTSILSVALTFLVSYLLIPNLGGDSSLWWKLSAIITCGTLAGAIIPEAIKAFTSTESRHVREVVTASREGGASLNVISGLVAGNFSAYWMGLIIAGLMGLAFWFSGAGEAGQGVGQLMIAAPVFAFGLVAFGFLGMGPVTIAVDSYGPVTDNAQSVYELSLIENVPNVKDEVKRDFGFVPDFEKGKEYLEENDGAGNTFKATAKPVLIGTAVVGATTMIFSIIVLLVGITTSASGEQVLNADKAQFLSLLHAPFLLGLITGGAVIYWFSGASMQAVSTGAYRAVEFIKANIRLEGVEKASVTDSKKVVEICTQYAQKGMINIFLAVFFSTLAFACLEPYFFVGYLISIAIFGLYQAVFMANAGGAWDNAKKLVETELKAKGTDLHAATVVGDTVGDPFKDTSSVALNPVIKFTTLFGLLAVELAVELNTTASGKQLTTILAAVFFVLSTVFVYRSFYGMRIQSAAGTSDIKSDAAVKTA; this is encoded by the coding sequence ATGACACCCACCGTTTCACGGATGGACGCACTCCGGAAGTGCGTCACCGGCGCGGCCGCGAAAGCCCTCGGGCTTCTGACGGTCCTCGCCGCGAGCGCCGCCCACGCGAGCGAGGCGGACCTCGTCCTTCCCAACTTCAGCGAAGTCACCTTCATCGGCGGTCTCAACGGCAGGCAGCTCCTGCTGTCCGGCATCGCCGTCTGCGTCATCGGCCTGGTGTTCGGTTTCCTCCAGTACGCCAGCCTGCAGAAGATGCCCGTCCACAAGGCGATGCTCGACATCTCCGAGCTCATCTATGAGACGTGCAAGACGTACCTCGCCACGCAGATGAAGTTCATCGGCATCCTGTGGGCCCTCATCGCGGTGGTGATGGTGGGCTACTTCGGGTTCCTGCGGCACATGGACGCCGGCCGGGTGGTCATCATCCTGGTCGCCAGCCTCGTCGGCATCGCCGGCTCGTGCGGCGTCGCCTGGTTCGGCATCCGCGTCAACACGTTCGCCAACAGCCGCACCGCCTTCGCGTCGCTGCGCGGCAAGCCCTACCCCACCTACGCCATCCCCCTGCAGGCCGGTATGTCCATCGGCATGGTGCTCATCAGCACCGAGCTCCTGCTGATGCTGGCGATTCTCCTCTTCATCCCTGCGGACTTCGCGGGCCCCTGCTTCATCGGCTTCGCCATCGGTGAGTCGCTCGGCGCGTCCGCGCTGCGCATCGCCGGCGGCATCTTCACCAAGATTGCCGACATCGGCTCCGACCTGATGAAGATCGTCTTCAAGATCAAGGAAGACGACGCGCGCAACCCGGGCGTCATCGCCGACTGCACCGGCGACAACGCGGGCGACAGCGTGGGTCCCTCCGCGGACGGCTTCGAGACCTACGGCGTGACGGGCGTGGCGCTCATCACCTTCATCCTGCTGGCCGTCGAGGTGCCCTACCGCATCGAGCTGCTGGTCTGGATTTTCATGATGCGCATCGTGATGGTGCTCGCGTCCCTGGCGGCCTACGGCCTGAACAACATCTACCAGGGTGGCAAGTACCGCAACGCGGACCACATGAACTTCGAGCACCCGCTCACCGCGCTGGTGTGGGTGACGTCCATCCTCTCCGTGGCCCTGACGTTCCTGGTCAGCTACCTGCTCATCCCGAACCTGGGCGGCGACAGCAGCCTGTGGTGGAAGCTGTCGGCCATCATCACCTGCGGCACCCTGGCCGGCGCCATCATCCCCGAGGCCATCAAGGCCTTCACCTCCACCGAGAGCCGCCACGTGCGCGAGGTGGTGACGGCCAGCCGCGAGGGTGGTGCGTCCCTCAACGTCATCTCCGGCCTGGTGGCGGGTAACTTCTCCGCCTACTGGATGGGCCTCATCATCGCCGGCCTGATGGGCCTGGCGTTCTGGTTCAGCGGCGCGGGCGAGGCGGGCCAGGGCGTGGGCCAGCTGATGATTGCCGCTCCGGTGTTCGCCTTCGGCCTCGTGGCCTTCGGCTTCCTCGGCATGGGCCCGGTCACCATCGCCGTCGACTCGTACGGCCCGGTGACGGACAACGCGCAGTCCGTGTACGAGCTGTCCCTCATCGAGAACGTCCCCAACGTGAAGGACGAGGTGAAGCGCGACTTCGGCTTCGTGCCCGACTTCGAGAAGGGCAAGGAGTACCTCGAGGAGAACGACGGCGCGGGCAACACGTTCAAGGCCACGGCCAAGCCGGTGCTCATCGGCACCGCGGTGGTGGGCGCCACGACGATGATTTTCTCCATCATCGTGCTGCTGGTGGGCATCACCACCAGCGCCTCCGGCGAGCAGGTGCTCAACGCGGACAAGGCGCAGTTCCTGTCGCTGCTCCACGCCCCGTTCCTCCTGGGCCTCATCACCGGCGGCGCGGTCATCTACTGGTTCTCCGGCGCGTCCATGCAGGCCGTGTCCACCGGCGCCTACCGCGCGGTGGAGTTCATCAAGGCCAACATCCGGCTGGAGGGCGTGGAGAAGGCCAGCGTGACGGACTCGAAGAAGGTCGTCGAAATCTGCACGCAGTACGCGCAGAAGGGCATGATCAACATCTTCCTCGCGGTGTTCTTCAGCACCCTCGCCTTCGCCTGCCTCGAGCCGTACTTCTTCGTCGGCTACCTCATCTCCATCGCCATCTTCGGCCTGTACCAGGCCGTGTTCATGGCGAACGCGGGCGGCGCCTGGGACAACGCGAAGAAGCTGGTGGAGACGGAGCTGAAGGCCAAGGGCACGGACCTGCACGCGGCCACCGTCGTCGGTGACACCGTGGGCGACCCGTTCAAGGACACGTCCTCCGTGGCGCTCAACCCGGTCATCAAGTTCACCACCCTCTTCGGCCTGCTGGCCGTGGAGCTGGCGGTGGAGCTGAATACCACGGCCTCGGGCAAGCAGCTCACCACCATCCTCGCGGCGGTGTTCTTCGTGCTCTCGACGGTGTTCGTGTACCGCAGCTTCTACGGCATGCGCATCCAGAGCGCCGCCGGCACCTCCGACATCAAGTCGGACGCGGCGGTGAAGACGGCCTGA
- a CDS encoding cold-shock protein, translated as MATGTVKWFNDAKGFGFIVQDGGGEDVFVHHSAINMDGFRTLQEGQKVEFEVGRGPKGLQAQNVRASS; from the coding sequence ATGGCAACTGGTACTGTCAAGTGGTTCAACGATGCGAAGGGCTTTGGTTTCATCGTGCAGGATGGCGGCGGTGAGGACGTGTTCGTCCACCACAGCGCCATCAACATGGATGGCTTCCGCACGCTGCAGGAAGGCCAGAAGGTGGAGTTCGAGGTCGGCCGCGGCCCCAAGGGCCTGCAGGCGCAGAACGTCCGCGCCTCGAGCTGA
- a CDS encoding Vgb family protein codes for MRLATRSLLRTSLLVASTTLLSSTALAEAPQSLSNPHPWVCRQPAGTVGTVGEIALAPDSDPVGITVGPDLKVWFTMAAGNKIGRLTRNGQLTEFPLPTAGASPQQMTSALDGNLWFTELSTDAIGRITPSGVITEFPLPQSGSAPFGITAGLDGNVWFTEVNGNRIGRITPDGVITEFPLPTALAQPRAISLGVDGNIWFAEQRANKIGRITPDGVVTEFDIPTASSAPSAITPGLDGAMWFTEQRGNKIGRITPDGVVTEFAIPTAASTPAAISVGPDGHLWFVEQAGNKIGTLTYSGTFSEFAIPTAASRAAGITFGPAGFFCLDGNVWFTERAGNKVGKLRAVTMP; via the coding sequence ATGCGTCTTGCGACCCGCTCGTTGCTCCGGACGTCCCTGCTCGTGGCGTCCACCACCCTCCTCAGCAGCACCGCCCTCGCCGAGGCTCCTCAGTCGCTCTCCAATCCCCATCCCTGGGTCTGCCGCCAGCCGGCCGGCACCGTGGGGACGGTGGGGGAGATTGCCCTCGCTCCGGACTCGGACCCCGTGGGCATCACCGTGGGGCCGGACCTGAAGGTCTGGTTCACCATGGCCGCCGGCAACAAGATTGGCCGGCTGACCCGCAACGGCCAATTGACCGAGTTCCCGCTGCCCACCGCCGGCGCCTCGCCGCAGCAGATGACCTCCGCGCTCGACGGCAACCTCTGGTTCACCGAGCTGTCCACGGACGCCATCGGCCGCATCACCCCGTCGGGCGTCATCACCGAGTTCCCGCTGCCCCAATCGGGCTCCGCGCCGTTCGGCATCACCGCGGGCCTGGACGGCAACGTCTGGTTCACCGAGGTGAATGGCAACCGCATCGGCCGCATCACCCCCGACGGCGTCATCACCGAGTTCCCCCTGCCGACGGCGCTGGCCCAGCCTCGCGCCATCTCGCTCGGCGTGGACGGCAACATCTGGTTCGCGGAGCAGCGCGCCAACAAGATTGGCCGCATCACCCCGGACGGCGTGGTGACGGAGTTCGACATCCCCACCGCCTCCAGCGCCCCGAGCGCCATCACCCCGGGCCTGGACGGCGCCATGTGGTTCACCGAGCAGCGTGGCAACAAGATTGGCCGCATCACCCCGGACGGCGTGGTGACGGAGTTCGCCATTCCGACGGCGGCCAGCACCCCCGCGGCCATCTCCGTCGGCCCTGATGGCCACCTGTGGTTCGTCGAGCAGGCCGGTAACAAGATTGGCACCCTCACGTACTCGGGCACCTTCTCCGAGTTCGCCATTCCCACGGCCGCCAGCCGCGCCGCTGGCATCACCTTTGGACCGGCCGGATTCTTCTGCCTGGATGGCAACGTCTGGTTCACCGAGCGGGCTGGCAACAAGGTCGGCAAGCTTCGCGCCGTCACGATGCCCTGA
- a CDS encoding transcriptional regulator, translating into MSAPVPPVRGSTVRGALEAALASAPEPGLTAKDLSSMVGISEKDVADHLAHLEKSLKAQGLRLEVLPASCIQCGFSFKDRKRFTRPGACPECRSTRIDPPAFRVTS; encoded by the coding sequence GTGAGCGCTCCCGTCCCTCCAGTGCGCGGCAGCACGGTGCGCGGCGCGCTGGAGGCGGCGCTGGCCTCGGCGCCGGAGCCGGGCCTCACCGCGAAGGATTTGTCCTCCATGGTGGGCATCTCCGAGAAGGACGTGGCGGACCACCTCGCCCACCTGGAGAAGTCCCTCAAGGCGCAGGGGCTGCGACTGGAAGTCCTGCCCGCCAGCTGCATCCAATGCGGCTTCTCCTTCAAGGACCGCAAGCGCTTCACCCGGCCCGGGGCCTGCCCGGAGTGCCGCTCCACGCGCATCGACCCGCCGGCCTTCCGCGTCACGAGCTGA
- a CDS encoding efflux RND transporter permease subunit: MFLSDVSIRRPVFTAMLSLCLIVLGLMGLGRVGTDLYPDVSFPVVIINTVYKGAGPGEIETQVVKPLEDAVAGISGVDKIHSFSRENLGTVVVQFKLTAPLDRAVQDVRDKVAGIVNKLPQDADAPVIGRVDLSATPILTYAVSANLPSQELRRLIDDRITPALAQLEGAAEVRVTGGDTREIQIDIDLDKARAAGVSPLAIAQRVGAENLDLPAGRLQLGASELTVRSLGQFKGVEEIRVLPVARSKTGAQVRLEEIATVTDGVAERRTLARLNGQDAVILEIVKQPGSNTLAVSQAVKKVMAQMAPAVGNGFAATLLIDQSVLIKANAHEVWIALVFGGAMAVLIILMFLLDARGTFISSLALPTSVIGTFFIMYVLDYTLNQMTLLALSLAIGLLIDDAVVVREAITHRLEQGEDPVSAASKGTRDVGLAVLATTMSLVAVFVPVAFMPGIVGQFFKQFGITISVAVLVSLFISFTLDPMLSARLARPRMPGETHRENAVAAGLRGFLDGTERVYEGLLRWVLGHKWSTIGITLLVLVLSFGAASRLGVEFMSPEDRSQFLVDLTLPDSASLAETQARTAEAEALIKAIPEVTDIYSIVGNNGDVNKARMRVLTLPKDARERGVQSLKEDARARLAPALVATRVNLSDPPMLEGLGDYYPIMVRITGPDLPRVTQEAERIAGILRELPGTADVRVEANPPKPEMQVRIDRARASDADVNAAALATQLRLAISGDVVAKLREGTTETDIRVRLSERDRATPERVRELEVYTPQGLRPVTDLAVVELKDGPSVIEHDNRERQIAVYAQMGKGAALGDIAKALKQRVAEQPLPAGYAIRYDGQMKNLDEQNDAFGTAFLLAFVFIYMVLASQFESFVHPVTIMVSLPLALVGALLGLVVTGYHLSMGAMIGIILLMGLVTKNAILLIDGALAHLREGDTVDAALLKAGPRRLRPILMTSAAMAIGMVPTAIGTGTGSEFRAPMAIAVIGGVITSTFLTLLVVPVVFTGMEWMVERVTSLLGIRRRRVTQTPATPDVPAVEHGPGKAA, encoded by the coding sequence ATGTTTCTCAGCGACGTCTCCATCCGCCGGCCCGTCTTCACGGCCATGCTGTCGCTCTGTCTCATCGTCCTGGGCCTCATGGGCCTGGGGCGCGTGGGCACGGACCTGTACCCGGACGTGTCCTTCCCGGTGGTCATCATCAACACCGTCTACAAAGGCGCGGGCCCCGGCGAAATCGAAACGCAGGTCGTCAAGCCCCTGGAAGACGCCGTCGCCGGCATCAGCGGCGTGGACAAGATTCACTCCTTCAGCCGCGAGAATCTCGGCACGGTGGTGGTGCAGTTCAAGCTGACCGCGCCGCTGGACCGCGCGGTACAGGACGTGCGCGACAAGGTGGCGGGCATCGTCAACAAGCTGCCGCAGGACGCGGACGCGCCCGTCATCGGCCGCGTGGACCTGTCCGCCACGCCCATCCTCACCTACGCGGTGTCCGCGAACCTGCCGTCGCAGGAATTGCGCCGGCTCATCGATGACCGCATCACCCCCGCGCTCGCGCAGTTGGAGGGCGCCGCGGAGGTGCGCGTCACCGGCGGCGACACGCGCGAGATTCAAATCGACATCGACCTGGACAAGGCGCGCGCGGCGGGCGTGTCCCCGCTGGCCATTGCCCAGCGCGTGGGCGCGGAGAACCTGGACCTGCCGGCGGGCCGGCTCCAGCTCGGGGCCAGCGAGTTGACGGTGCGCTCGCTGGGCCAGTTCAAGGGCGTGGAGGAGATTCGCGTGCTGCCGGTGGCGCGCAGCAAGACGGGCGCGCAGGTGCGCCTGGAGGAAATCGCCACGGTGACGGACGGCGTGGCGGAGCGGCGCACGCTGGCGCGCCTCAACGGCCAGGACGCCGTCATCCTCGAAATCGTGAAGCAGCCGGGCTCCAACACGCTGGCGGTGAGCCAGGCGGTGAAGAAGGTGATGGCGCAGATGGCGCCCGCGGTGGGCAACGGCTTCGCGGCCACGCTGCTCATCGACCAGTCGGTGCTCATCAAGGCCAACGCCCACGAGGTGTGGATTGCCCTCGTCTTCGGCGGCGCCATGGCGGTGCTCATCATCCTGATGTTCCTGCTGGACGCGCGCGGCACCTTCATCTCCTCGCTGGCGCTGCCCACCTCGGTCATCGGCACGTTCTTCATCATGTACGTGCTGGACTACACGCTGAACCAGATGACGCTGCTGGCGCTGTCGCTCGCCATCGGTCTGCTCATCGACGACGCGGTGGTGGTGCGCGAGGCGATTACGCACCGGCTGGAGCAGGGCGAGGACCCGGTGAGCGCGGCGTCCAAGGGCACTCGGGACGTGGGCCTCGCGGTGCTCGCCACCACCATGTCGCTGGTGGCGGTGTTCGTGCCGGTGGCCTTCATGCCCGGCATCGTCGGGCAGTTCTTCAAGCAGTTCGGCATCACCATCTCCGTGGCGGTGCTGGTGTCGCTGTTCATCTCCTTCACGCTGGACCCGATGCTGTCGGCGCGGCTCGCGCGTCCGCGCATGCCGGGCGAGACGCACCGGGAGAACGCGGTGGCCGCCGGGCTGCGCGGCTTCCTGGACGGCACCGAGCGCGTCTACGAGGGCCTGCTGCGCTGGGTGCTGGGGCACAAGTGGAGCACCATCGGCATCACCTTGCTGGTGCTGGTGCTGTCGTTCGGCGCGGCGAGCCGGCTGGGCGTGGAGTTCATGTCGCCGGAGGACCGCTCGCAGTTCCTGGTGGACCTGACGCTGCCGGACTCGGCGAGCCTGGCGGAGACGCAGGCGCGCACCGCGGAGGCCGAGGCGCTCATCAAGGCCATCCCCGAGGTGACGGACATCTACTCCATCGTCGGCAACAACGGCGACGTGAACAAGGCGCGCATGCGCGTGCTGACGCTGCCCAAGGACGCGCGTGAGCGGGGCGTGCAGTCGCTGAAGGAGGATGCGCGCGCGCGGCTCGCCCCGGCGCTGGTGGCCACGCGGGTCAACCTGAGCGACCCGCCGATGCTGGAGGGCCTGGGCGACTACTACCCCATCATGGTGCGAATCACGGGCCCGGACCTGCCGCGCGTCACGCAGGAGGCCGAGCGCATCGCCGGCATCCTCCGCGAGCTGCCGGGCACGGCGGACGTGCGCGTGGAGGCCAACCCGCCGAAGCCGGAGATGCAGGTGCGCATCGACCGGGCGCGCGCGAGCGACGCGGACGTGAATGCGGCGGCGCTGGCCACGCAGCTGCGGCTGGCCATCAGCGGTGACGTGGTGGCGAAGCTGCGCGAGGGCACGACGGAGACGGACATCCGCGTGCGGCTGTCGGAGCGGGACAGGGCCACGCCGGAGCGGGTGCGCGAGCTGGAGGTGTACACGCCGCAGGGCCTGCGGCCGGTGACGGACCTGGCGGTGGTGGAATTGAAGGACGGGCCCAGCGTCATCGAGCACGACAACCGCGAGCGGCAGATTGCCGTCTACGCGCAGATGGGGAAGGGCGCGGCGCTGGGTGACATCGCCAAGGCGCTGAAGCAGCGCGTGGCGGAGCAGCCGCTGCCCGCGGGGTACGCCATCCGGTACGACGGCCAGATGAAGAACCTGGACGAGCAGAACGACGCGTTCGGCACGGCGTTCCTGTTGGCGTTCGTCTTCATCTACATGGTGCTGGCGAGCCAGTTCGAGTCCTTCGTCCACCCGGTGACCATCATGGTGTCGCTGCCGCTGGCGCTGGTGGGCGCGCTGCTGGGGTTGGTGGTGACGGGCTACCACCTGTCGATGGGCGCGATGATTGGCATCATCCTGTTGATGGGCCTGGTGACGAAGAACGCGATTCTGCTCATCGACGGAGCGCTGGCGCACCTGCGCGAGGGCGACACGGTGGACGCGGCGCTGCTGAAGGCGGGACCTCGGCGTCTGCGGCCCATCCTGATGACGAGCGCGGCGATGGCCATTGGCATGGTGCCCACGGCGATTGGCACGGGCACGGGCTCGGAGTTCCGCGCGCCCATGGCGATTGCGGTGATTGGTGGCGTGATTACGTCCACGTTCCTCACGCTGCTGGTGGTGCCGGTGGTGTTCACGGGCATGGAGTGGATGGTGGAGCGGGTGACGTCGTTGCTCGGCATCCGCCGCCGCCGCGTCACGCAGACTCCGGCTACGCCTGACGTGCCCGCTGTCGAGCACGGGCCGGGCAAGGCGGCCTGA